One genomic window of Streptomonospora nanhaiensis includes the following:
- a CDS encoding glycosyl transferase family 2: MFIDQYRVSRADGVSFRGRVERLPLRVFRNDWRSLCPPRVGSWTPRLTVSVVVCGAEPGPLSATLGALAAQTYPAALLEVVVVHDHLRPAPPGPLGPGRRAAAVPALGDGGPAPQGRLRAYGAHTTGGDLLCWLDSGARPDPVFVESHARWHHLHAECATLARTGAVRAAPLGGHPPRAGSALMLRRSLYEAVGGLDPDSGPDCERDLCARLWHAGAVLVPERALAGQAAGARGAEPDPRTPAAPSGAQRVEAVVEAGGVPAPLVRACVDRLLAQTGCDLAVTLVGAWDRADDPGPPSGAGLRAVRDHYRGHPRVSFSTVVPRTAFPAPWLLQVPVHWGLAPGALSRLIARAERARAGVLEAVPVRAPARGCGVRLWRTRAHTRALRVRVRGEDPADVVAEVYGRYRLQAGESVLVDLLGPPAPQAPRPPAPRPEPDPGGRPSRLARLYAALRARRC; encoded by the coding sequence GTGTTCATCGACCAGTACCGTGTGTCGCGGGCCGACGGCGTCTCCTTCCGGGGGCGCGTGGAGCGGCTGCCCCTGCGGGTCTTCCGCAACGACTGGCGGTCCCTGTGCCCGCCGCGCGTCGGCTCCTGGACGCCCCGGCTCACGGTGAGCGTCGTGGTGTGCGGCGCCGAGCCCGGACCGCTTTCGGCCACCCTCGGCGCGCTGGCCGCCCAGACCTACCCGGCCGCGCTGCTGGAGGTCGTGGTGGTCCACGACCACCTCCGCCCCGCGCCCCCCGGACCCCTGGGGCCCGGCCGCCGCGCCGCGGCCGTGCCCGCGCTGGGCGACGGCGGCCCGGCGCCCCAGGGCCGCCTGCGCGCCTACGGCGCCCACACCACCGGCGGCGACCTGCTGTGCTGGCTCGACTCCGGCGCCCGACCCGACCCCGTCTTCGTGGAGTCCCACGCCCGCTGGCACCACCTGCACGCCGAGTGCGCCACCCTGGCCCGCACCGGCGCCGTGCGCGCCGCGCCCCTGGGCGGCCACCCGCCGCGAGCGGGCTCCGCCCTGATGCTGCGGCGCTCCCTGTACGAGGCGGTCGGCGGCCTCGACCCCGACTCCGGCCCCGACTGCGAACGCGATCTCTGCGCGCGCCTGTGGCACGCGGGCGCGGTGCTGGTGCCCGAACGCGCGCTGGCGGGGCAGGCGGCCGGTGCCCGCGGCGCCGAACCCGACCCCCGCACCCCGGCCGCCCCCTCCGGGGCGCAGCGGGTCGAGGCGGTGGTCGAGGCCGGCGGGGTGCCCGCGCCGCTCGTGCGCGCCTGCGTCGACCGGCTGCTCGCCCAGACCGGGTGCGACCTCGCCGTCACCCTGGTCGGCGCCTGGGACCGCGCCGACGACCCCGGCCCGCCCTCGGGCGCCGGGCTGCGCGCCGTGCGCGACCACTACCGGGGCCATCCCCGCGTCTCCTTCAGCACCGTCGTCCCGCGCACGGCGTTCCCCGCGCCCTGGCTGCTCCAGGTGCCGGTGCACTGGGGCCTGGCCCCGGGCGCCCTGAGCAGGCTCATCGCCCGCGCCGAGCGCGCGCGGGCCGGGGTTCTTGAGGCGGTGCCGGTGCGCGCGCCCGCGCGGGGCTGCGGGGTGCGGCTGTGGCGCACGCGGGCGCACACCCGCGCGCTGCGGGTCCGGGTGCGCGGCGAGGACCCCGCCGACGTCGTGGCCGAGGTCTACGGCCGCTACCGCCTCCAGGCGGGGGAGTCCGTGCTGGTCGACCTGCTGGGCCCGCCCGCGCCGCAGGCGCCCCGGCCGCCCGCTCCCCGGCCAGAGCCCGATCCCGGCGGTCGGCCCTCCCGGCTGGCCCGGCTCTACGCCGCCCTGCGCGCCCGCCGCTGCTGA
- the pstS gene encoding phosphate ABC transporter substrate-binding protein PstS gives MALATGCGSDNALRGEEPPPVPGDLACLDGALSGAGSSAQENAMHTWVAAYQIACSDALVLYDAIGSGGGRSQFIDGAVDFAGSDSALEPEEHQDARERCSGAPAVNLPGYVVPIAVVFHLEGVDSLNLRPAVLAKIFDGRITRWNDPEIAEDNPGTDLPDTRITPVTRSDESGTTENFTSYLAAAAGDAWPHEPSGNWPRPPVEAAQGNSGIAEAVESAQGAIGYVEASHIGSMSTAAIGHGDGEFVGVDPEAAARVVAASPEREGGGEHDHALEIDYGTTEPGTYPIVLVTYEIACLRYPTPEEAERVRAFLGYVFSEAGQRAAAQETGSAPLPEGLRADLLDAVAAIGAAG, from the coding sequence GTGGCGCTGGCAACCGGCTGCGGCAGCGACAACGCCCTGCGGGGCGAGGAGCCCCCGCCCGTGCCCGGCGACCTCGCCTGCCTTGACGGCGCCCTCTCCGGTGCGGGGTCCAGCGCCCAGGAGAACGCCATGCACACCTGGGTGGCCGCCTACCAGATCGCCTGCTCCGACGCGCTGGTCCTCTACGACGCCATCGGCTCCGGCGGCGGGCGCAGCCAGTTCATCGACGGCGCCGTGGACTTCGCCGGGTCCGACTCCGCGCTGGAGCCCGAGGAGCACCAAGACGCGCGCGAGCGGTGCTCCGGCGCGCCCGCCGTCAACCTGCCCGGCTACGTGGTGCCGATCGCCGTCGTCTTCCACCTGGAGGGCGTCGACTCGCTGAACCTGCGCCCGGCCGTCCTCGCCAAGATCTTCGACGGCCGCATCACCCGCTGGAACGACCCCGAGATCGCCGAGGACAACCCCGGCACCGACCTGCCCGACACCCGTATCACCCCGGTCACCCGCTCCGACGAGTCCGGAACCACCGAGAACTTCACGTCCTACCTCGCGGCGGCGGCCGGCGACGCCTGGCCGCACGAGCCCAGCGGCAACTGGCCGCGCCCGCCCGTCGAGGCCGCCCAGGGCAACAGCGGCATCGCCGAGGCGGTCGAGAGCGCCCAGGGCGCCATCGGCTACGTCGAGGCGTCCCACATCGGCTCGATGTCCACCGCCGCCATCGGCCACGGCGACGGCGAGTTCGTCGGGGTCGACCCCGAGGCCGCCGCGCGCGTGGTGGCCGCCTCGCCCGAGCGCGAGGGCGGCGGCGAGCACGACCACGCGCTGGAGATCGACTACGGCACCACCGAGCCGGGGACCTACCCGATCGTGCTGGTGACCTACGAGATCGCCTGCCTGCGCTACCCCACCCCCGAGGAGGCCGAGCGCGTCCGCGCGTTCCTGGGCTACGTGTTCAGCGAGGCGGGCCAGCGCGCGGCCGCGCAGGAGACCGGGTCGGCGCCGCTGCCCGAGGGCCTGCGCGCCGACCTGCTCGACGCGGTGGCCGCCATCGGCGCCGCGGGCTGA
- a CDS encoding DUF397 domain-containing protein yields MDSQWRKSTYSGPRGDCLEARVGDNGTALVRDTRNREAGFLAFPAAEWAAFLADADRL; encoded by the coding sequence ATGGATTCGCAGTGGCGTAAAAGCACTTACAGCGGCCCCCGGGGCGACTGCCTTGAGGCCCGCGTTGGCGACAACGGGACGGCCCTGGTGCGCGACACCCGGAACCGCGAGGCCGGGTTCCTCGCCTTCCCCGCCGCCGAGTGGGCGGCCTTTCTCGCCGACGCCGACAGGCTCTGA
- a CDS encoding helix-turn-helix domain-containing protein, giving the protein MLANMNMHHRQFGTTLRKWRNSKGLTLEQVASATSLAKSTISKLESGYRSTTLANVERLDSLLEANGEVVTAWRESRDRASDPDWLNRIRESEERATEIRAFNPLYVPGLLQTPDYARIVFSDASPGENPEAIEALVEARCDRLRQLEAAVRVIIPEFVLRYAVGGSETMHRQLQHLIDLSERVRIQVLPDGIGYHGRLAGSFRILSFDDRVPRVECEHATGSIVEVRTAEVRRLTTVFSELASWGYDPDRSLAALEEIRDGFAVA; this is encoded by the coding sequence ATGCTTGCCAACATGAACATGCATCACCGCCAGTTCGGGACCACTCTCCGAAAATGGCGTAACAGCAAGGGATTGACTCTTGAGCAGGTCGCTTCAGCGACAAGCCTGGCGAAGAGTACGATCAGCAAGCTTGAGTCGGGCTACCGTTCGACCACGCTCGCCAACGTCGAACGGCTCGACTCCCTGCTGGAAGCCAACGGCGAAGTCGTGACGGCCTGGCGCGAGTCGCGAGACCGGGCCTCAGATCCCGACTGGCTGAACCGCATCAGGGAGAGCGAGGAGCGGGCCACCGAGATCCGGGCGTTCAATCCCCTGTACGTCCCCGGACTGCTGCAGACCCCTGACTACGCGCGAATAGTGTTCAGTGACGCGTCGCCGGGTGAGAACCCGGAAGCGATCGAAGCGCTGGTGGAAGCGCGGTGCGACCGGCTCCGGCAGCTTGAGGCCGCAGTGCGGGTCATCATCCCGGAGTTCGTCCTGCGGTACGCGGTTGGCGGCTCCGAGACCATGCACCGGCAGCTGCAGCACCTCATCGACCTCTCAGAGCGCGTCCGCATCCAGGTTCTCCCTGATGGCATCGGCTACCACGGCCGATTGGCGGGCTCATTCCGCATCCTGTCCTTTGACGATCGAGTCCCCCGCGTGGAATGCGAGCATGCCACGGGTTCGATTGTGGAGGTCAGGACCGCCGAGGTCAGAAGGCTGACGACCGTGTTCTCCGAGCTTGCGAGCTGGGGCTACGATCCAGACCGGAGTTTGGCCGCATTGGAGGAGATTCGAGATGGATTCGCAGTGGCGTAA